One Oryza brachyantha chromosome 3, ObraRS2, whole genome shotgun sequence DNA segment encodes these proteins:
- the LOC102719470 gene encoding transcription factor MYB94-like codes for MEEMIKPAPASSGSEEEKEEVVPAGSGERHEEQEGEAAALPVVLKKGPWTTAEDAMLVQHVRQHGEGNWNAVQRVTGLLRCGKSCRLRWTNHLRPNLKKGSFSPDEELLIAQLHAQLGNKWARMASHLPGRTDNEIKNYWNTRTKRRQRAGLPVYPPEVQLHLAFAKRCRYDDFSSPQQSAGSNVLSLDAADAASAAYASARPPPLDLAGQLAMASRPVQFTPFSAPSSPWGKPFPRTAHFFQFPHSSPVSPTTPTGPVHPLTPELSLGYALHGGDRTRLPPVSPSPGARLELPSSQLRPATAIPPSTASIGAAIATAAATGCLAGGSLHDHPNAASLEAMLQELHDAIKIEPPAPPANRATGEGGGGGDPCGVSGDNKPEVELKDDIETLFDLIIPVTFPAPPEPAAATANHSGSVSQHSSDDQDLHSNAHVALHLPILTGSGGGGGGGGGTGSSEHDWSLDDDGACQWNNMSGGIC; via the exons ATGGAGGAGATGATcaagccggcgccggcgtcgtcggggtcggaggaggagaaggaggaggtcGTGCCTGCCGGTAGTGGGGAGAGGCATGAGGAGCAGGAGGGGGAGGCAGCGGCGCTGCCGGTGGTGCTGAAGAAGGGGCCGTGGACCACCGCGGAGGACGCCATGCTGGTGCAGCACGTCCGGCAGCACGGCGAGGGGAACTGGAACGCGGTGCAGCGGGTGACCGGGCTGCTCCGCTGCGGCAAGAGCTGCCGGCTCAGGTGGACCAACCACCTCCGCCCCAACCTCAAGAAGGGCTCCTTCTCCCCCGACGAGGAGCTCCTCATCGCGCAGCTCCACGCCCAGCTCGGCAACAAGTGGGCGCGCATGGCCTCCCAT CTGCCGGGGAGGACGGACAACGAGATCAAGAACTACTGGAACACGAGGACCAAGAGGCGGCAGCGCGCCGGCCTGCCGGTGTACCCGCCGGAGGTGCAGCTCCACCTCGCCTTCGCCAAGCGCTGCCGCTACGACGACTTCTCGTCGCCGCAGCAATCCGCGGGGAGCAATGTCCTGTCCCTGGACgcagccgacgccgcctcggCAGCGtacgccagcgcgcgcccgccCCCGCTGGACCTCGCCGGCCAGCTCGCCATGGCGAGCCGCCCGGTGCAGTTTACGCCGTTCTCGGCGCCTTCGTCCCCTTGGGGGAAGCCGTTCCCGCGGACCGCGCACTTCTTCCAGTTCCCGCACTCGTCGCcggtgtcgccgacgacgccgaccgGGCCGGTGCACCCGCTCACGCCGGAGCTCTCGCTGGGCTACGCActccacggcggcgaccggacCAGACTCCCGCCCGTGTCGCCGTCACCGGGCGCCAGACTCGAGCTCCCTTCAAGCCAATTGCGCCCGGCAACGGCGATCCCGCCGTCCACAGCGAGCAtcggcgccgccatcgccaccgccgctgccaccggcTGCTTGGCCGGAGGATCGCTGCACGATCACCCAAACGCGGCGAGCCTCGAGGCGATGCTGCAGGAGCTGCACGACGCCATCAAGATCgaaccgccggcgccgccggcaaaCAGAGCAAcgggagaaggcggcggcggcggcgatcccTGCGGCGTCAGTG GTGACAACAAGCCGGAGGTAGAGCTCAAAGACGACATCGAGACACTCTTCGACCTGATCATACCGGTGACGTTCCCGGCACCACcggagcccgccgccgcgacggccaaCCACTCCGGCTCCGTCTCGCAGCACAGCAGCGACGACCAGGACCTCCACTCCAACGCCCACGTCGCGCTCCACCTGCCCATCctcaccggcagcggcggcggcggaggaggaggcggcggtacCGGCTCGTCGGAGCACGACTGGagcctcgacgacgacggcgcctgCCAGTGGAACAACATGTCCGGCGGCATCTGCTGA
- the LOC102719751 gene encoding probable membrane metalloprotease ARASP2, chloroplastic codes for MLTTHLSPTLKPPPPLLHPHPHLPLLRRHRGPVSAAAVAPSDLLASVESVASAASVLAAIVLVHESGHFLAATSRGIHVSQFSVGFGPALARFRLGPVEYALRAIPLGGYVGFPDDDPESGFAPDDPDLLRNRPAPDRLLVVSAGVAANLVFAFLIVYAQALTVGVPVQAQLPGVLVPEVLPGSAAARAGLLPGDVILSVPSLAPDPSVPVLVDLIKASPNKNVSVTVSRTGPGAGDRRSIDLTVVPDTSVDGTGRIGVQLSPNFRVTRVHPNNLAEATVLALREFTALSGTVLDGLRQTFLNFSQTAEKVSGPVAIIAVGAEVARSSAEGLFQFAAVINLNLAAINLLPLPALDGGTLALILLEAARGGRKIPREIEQRIMSSGILVVLMVGMFLIVRDTLNLDFIKDIL; via the coding sequence ATGCTCACCACCCACCTCTCCCCCACCCTCAAGCCGCCTCCACCCCTcctccacccccacccccacctccccctcctccgccgccaccgcgggcccgtctccgccgccgccgtagcccCGTCGGACCTCCTGGCCAGCGTCGAGTCGGTCGCCTCCGCGGCCtccgtcctcgccgccatcgTGCTCGTCCACGAGTCGGGCCACTTCCTCGCGGCCACCTCCCGCGGCATCCACGTCTCCCAGTTCTCCGTCGGCTTCGGCCCGGCCCTCGCGCGCTTCCGCCTCGGCCCCGTCGAGTACGCGCTCCGCGCCATCCCGCTCGGCGGCTACGTCGGGTTCCCCGACGACGACCCGGAGTCCGGCTTCGCGCCCGACGACCCCGACCTCCTGCGCAACCGCCCCGCCCCcgaccgcctcctcgtcgtctccGCGGGCGTCGCCGCCAACCTCGTCTTCGCCTTCCTCATCGTCTACGCCCAGGCGCTCACCGTCGGGGTCCCCGTCCAGGCGCAGCTCCCGGGCGTCCTCGTCCCCGAGGTCCTCcccggctccgccgccgcgcgcgccggcctcctcccggGCGATGTCATCCTCTCCGTCCCCAGCCTCGCGCCGGACCCCTCCGTTCCTGTACTCGTCGACCTCATCAAGGCCAGCCCCAACAAGAATGTCTCCGTCACGGTCTCAAGAACCGGCCCAGGAGCCGGCGACAGGCGGTCCATTGACCTCACCGTCGTGCCGGACACCAGCGTCGATGGGACCGGTCGCATTGGTGTGCAGCTCTCGCCCAATTTCCGTGTGACTCGCGTCCACCCGAATAACCTGGCCGAGGCGACCGTCCTCGCCTTGCGTGAGTTCACTGCACTGAGCGGTACGGTGCTCGATGGGCTCAGGCAGACGTTTCTCAACTTCTCGCAGACAGCGGAGAAGGTGTCTGGTCCGGTTGCAATCATAGCCGTGGGTGCAGAGGTGGCCAGGTCAAGCGCCGAGGGCTTGTTTCAGTTTGCAGCAGTGATCAACCTCAATCTTGCCGCGATAAACTTGTTGCCGTTGCCAGCATTAGACGGTGGGACGTTGGCGTTGATCCTTCTTGAGGCGGCCCGTGGTGGGCGGAAGATACCCCGTGAAATTGAACAAAGGATCATGTCGTCCGGTATATTGGTGGTACTTATGGTTGGCATGTTTCTGATTGTCCGTGACACGCTCAATCTCGACTTCATCAAGGACATTTTGTGA